In Lotus japonicus ecotype B-129 chromosome 5, LjGifu_v1.2, one genomic interval encodes:
- the LOC130719829 gene encoding uncharacterized protein LOC130719829, which produces MSSQAGPSTNVTPLQPKQWKKFWSSSGLPRCKELAWRASSGYLPVRAALVRRGVDVEVDCPLCGMEPETVDHLWIRCAVTRAFWFGSPLALRFDTLHDFLKYFIDSAEEDVISLWQTASYALWEARNRVVFEGRAFSVPLVVQRAQDLGQLLPASGTEVRNAPSMVAVWQRPTRGVIKINFDASFRSTSDIGAGMVARDHEGFVLASAAAFPLAASSPLLAEVAALRWAMVLAIQLGFCRVCFETDCLQLFQRWTKPPDGASYLVSIINDCFVFSRSFDVIDLSFVRRSGNAMADLLARKASSFAGLVWIEEVPSKANSFVSADLLASVSVQV; this is translated from the coding sequence ATGTCATCTCAGGCTGGCCCATCCACCAATGTGACTCCTTTGCAGCCCAAACAGTGGAAGAAATTCTGGAGCAGCTCGGGTTTACCTCGGTGCAAAGAGCTTGCTTGGCGCGCATCTTCTGGCTATCTTCCCGTGAGGGCAGCGTTGGTGCGGCGTGGTGTGGATGTAGAGGTTGATTGCCCCCTGTGCGGTATGGAACCGGAAACGGTTGATCATTTGTGGATTCGGTGTGCGGTTACTCGAGCTTTCTGGTTTGGTAGCCCTCTTGCGCTACGGTTTGACACTTTGCATGATTTCCtgaaatattttattgattCAGCTGAGGAGGATGTCATCTCTTTGTGGCAAACGGCGTCCTATGCTTTATGGGAGGCCCGGAATCGTGTTGTCTTTGAGGGACGTGCGTTCTCGGTTCCCTTGGTGGTGCAGCGTGCGCAGGACCTGGGTCAGTTGTTGCCGGCGAGTGGGACAGAGGTGCGGAATGCTCCTTCCATGGTGGCAGTTTGGCAGCGGCCTACGCGTGGGGtgatcaaaattaattttgatgctTCTTTCAGGTCTACTTCTGATATCGGGGCAGGTATGGTGGCCAGGGATCATGAGGGTTTTGTTTTGGCATCAGCAGCTGCGTTCCCTTTGGCGGCCTCATCTCCGTTGTTGGCCGAAGTTGCTGCTTTGCGTTGGGCTATGGTTCTAGCCATTCAGCTTGGTTTCTGTCGTGTTTGTTTTGAAACAGATTGCTTGCAACTGTTTCAACGATGGACCAAGCCTCCGGATGGTGCTTCTTATTTAGTTTCTATTATTAatgattgttttgttttttctcgTTCTTTTGATGTAATAGACCTTTCTTTTGTTCGCCGTTCTGGCAATGCGATGGCGGATTTACTTGCTAGGAAGGCTTCCTCATTCGCCGGTTTAGTGTGGATTGAGGAAGTCCCTTCTAAAGCGAACTCATTTGTTTCTGCGGACCTTTTGGCCTCCGTGTCAGTCCAAGTTTAA